A portion of the Alphaproteobacteria bacterium genome contains these proteins:
- the tuf gene encoding elongation factor Tu (EF-Tu; promotes GTP-dependent binding of aminoacyl-tRNA to the A-site of ribosomes during protein biosynthesis; when the tRNA anticodon matches the mRNA codon, GTP hydrolysis results; the inactive EF-Tu-GDP leaves the ribosome and release of GDP is promoted by elongation factor Ts; many prokaryotes have two copies of the gene encoding EF-Tu), with protein sequence MVMPGDNISMAVELIAPIAMDKGLRFAIREGGRTVGAGVVADIIE encoded by the coding sequence AGATGGTGATGCCGGGGGACAACATCTCGATGGCGGTCGAGCTGATCGCGCCGATCGCCATGGACAAGGGCCTGCGTTTCGCCATCCGAGAGGGCGGCCGAACCGTCGGCGCCGGCGTCGTCGCCGATATCATCGAATAG
- the rpsJ gene encoding 30S ribosomal protein S10: protein MEQQNIRIRLKAFDHRVLDLSTNEIVHTAKRTGAEVRGPIPLPTKIERYTVLRSPHIDKKSREQFEIRTHRRLLDIIDPTPQTVDALMKLDLASGVDVEIKL, encoded by the coding sequence ATGGAACAACAAAACATACGAATCCGATTGAAGGCGTTCGATCACCGTGTGCTCGATTTGTCGACGAATGAGATCGTCCATACGGCGAAGCGCACCGGCGCCGAAGTTCGGGGGCCGATCCCGCTGCCGACCAAGATCGAGCGTTACACGGTATTGCGCTCGCCGCATATCGACAAGAAATCGCGCGAGCAGTTCGAAATTCGCACCCATCGCCGACTCTTGGACATCATTGATCCGACGCCCCAAACGGTGGACGCGCTCATGAAGCTCGATCTTGCCTCGGGCGTCGACGTGGAAATCAAGCTGTAG
- the rplC gene encoding 50S ribosomal protein L3: MRTGIIARKVGMTRVFTDEGRHVPVTVLEVSGCQVVATRTTERDGYSAVQLGFGKAKAKNVTRAVRGHFAKAKVEPKGKVVEFRVSEDAVLNVGAELAASHFAIGQYVDATGTSIGKGFAGAMKRHNFRGLRASHGVSVSHRSHGSTGQCQDPGKVFKGKKMAGQMGNSRVTTQNLEVVSTDDERGLVLIRGAVPGATGGYVLLRDAVKKDMPEGVPFPAGLRDAGAAAVETANSASDAQSETASEPAEDAQAGDGSASEDVEEKDA, translated from the coding sequence ATGCGTACGGGAATTATCGCACGAAAAGTCGGCATGACCCGAGTCTTCACGGATGAGGGCCGGCACGTACCGGTTACCGTTCTCGAAGTTTCCGGTTGCCAGGTGGTCGCCACCCGGACGACGGAGCGTGACGGATATTCGGCGGTGCAACTCGGCTTTGGCAAGGCCAAGGCCAAGAATGTCACGCGCGCCGTGCGCGGGCATTTCGCAAAGGCGAAGGTGGAGCCCAAGGGCAAAGTCGTTGAATTTCGCGTTAGCGAAGATGCGGTCCTGAATGTAGGCGCCGAGCTGGCGGCCAGCCATTTCGCGATCGGCCAATATGTCGACGCGACCGGCACTTCGATCGGCAAGGGCTTTGCTGGCGCCATGAAGCGGCACAATTTTCGGGGCCTGCGCGCATCACATGGCGTTTCCGTCTCCCACCGGTCCCATGGGTCTACCGGCCAATGCCAGGATCCCGGCAAGGTCTTCAAAGGCAAGAAGATGGCGGGACAAATGGGCAATAGCCGCGTGACTACACAGAACCTGGAAGTGGTTTCGACGGACGACGAGCGCGGCCTTGTCTTGATCCGGGGCGCCGTACCGGGAGCCACCGGGGGCTACGTCCTGTTGCGGGACGCAGTGAAGAAGGACATGCCGGAGGGTGTGCCGTTCCCCGCCGGATTGCGCGATGCCGGTGCCGCGGCGGTCGAGACAGCGAACTCCGCAAGTGACGCACAATCTGAGACCGCTTCCGAGCCGGCGGAGGATGCCCAAGCCGGTGACGGGTCCGCTTCCGAAGACGTCGAAGAGAAGGACGCCTAG
- the rplD gene encoding 50S ribosomal protein L4, with protein MKCNVVTLENKEAGEIDLDDAVFALPARKDILARMVNWQLARTRAGTHSTKGRGEVRGANRKPWRQKGTGRARAGNTKISQFRGGGVVFGPTPRDHGTKLPKKVRRLALKTALSAKSAEGKLVVIDSASLNEAKTKLLAGALRKLGIRSALVIDGPELNENFVRAASNIVGIDVLPQQGANVYDILRRDVLVLTRDAVSHLEARLK; from the coding sequence ATGAAATGCAACGTCGTGACGCTCGAAAACAAGGAAGCCGGAGAGATTGATCTCGACGACGCCGTTTTTGCGTTGCCGGCCCGCAAGGACATACTCGCCCGGATGGTGAACTGGCAGCTCGCCCGTACGCGTGCAGGGACCCACAGCACCAAGGGACGCGGCGAGGTAAGGGGTGCCAATCGTAAACCATGGCGTCAAAAGGGAACCGGACGTGCGCGTGCGGGTAACACCAAGATCAGTCAGTTCCGGGGCGGCGGTGTGGTCTTCGGTCCGACGCCGCGCGACCATGGCACCAAGCTGCCCAAGAAAGTTCGGCGCCTGGCGTTGAAGACGGCGCTGTCGGCGAAAAGCGCCGAAGGCAAGCTGGTCGTGATTGACAGCGCCAGTCTCAATGAGGCCAAGACAAAGTTGTTGGCGGGAGCCTTGCGAAAGCTCGGCATTCGCTCGGCGCTCGTTATCGATGGCCCCGAGCTCAATGAGAACTTCGTGCGTGCGGCCTCGAACATCGTTGGCATCGACGTCCTGCCGCAGCAGGGTGCGAATGTCTACGACATTCTCCGCCGGGATGTCTTGGTCTTGACCCGGGACGCGGTCAGCCACTTGGAGGCGCGACTCAAATGA
- a CDS encoding 50S ribosomal protein L23: MAKPSVSRERMYDIIRSPLITEKSTLGGEHNQVTFRVPLDATKPEIKLAVEGLFSVKVKAVNTLRQRGKVKRFRGELGRRPDLKKAIVTLEDGHSIDVTTGV, encoded by the coding sequence ATGGCAAAACCCTCGGTAAGCCGCGAACGGATGTACGACATCATTCGCAGCCCGTTGATCACCGAAAAATCGACCCTCGGCGGCGAACACAATCAGGTGACATTTCGCGTGCCCCTGGATGCGACCAAGCCAGAAATCAAACTGGCTGTCGAAGGCCTATTCTCCGTCAAGGTGAAGGCAGTCAACACCTTGCGTCAGCGCGGCAAGGTGAAACGGTTTCGGGGCGAATTGGGCCGTCGGCCCGACCTGAAGAAAGCGATCGTTACCCTCGAGGACGGGCATTCGATCGACGTAACGACAGGGGTCTAG
- the rplB gene encoding 50S ribosomal protein L2 yields MALKTHKPVTPGRRQLVLVDRSRLWKGQPVKELTEGLSKKGGRNNAGRITARRVGGGHKRRYRIVDFKRRKFDVPAKVERLEYDPNRSAFIALVTYEDGQQAYILAPQRLQPGDTVVSGDRVDIKPGNAMPMKNMPIGTIIHNVEMKAGKGGQIARAAGTYCQLIGRDSGYAQLRLGSGEMRMVRAECMATVGAVSNSDQQNTNLGKAGRKRWLGKRPSVRGVAMNPVDHPHGGGEGRTSGGRHPVTPWGKPTKGKRTRRKKPSDRLIIRRRHKKS; encoded by the coding sequence ATGGCATTGAAGACCCATAAGCCGGTGACGCCTGGGCGACGACAGCTTGTCTTGGTCGATCGTTCCCGATTGTGGAAAGGCCAGCCGGTCAAGGAATTGACCGAAGGTCTCAGCAAGAAAGGCGGCCGTAACAACGCCGGCCGTATAACCGCGCGTCGGGTCGGCGGTGGCCACAAGCGACGCTACCGGATCGTCGACTTCAAACGTCGGAAGTTCGATGTTCCGGCCAAGGTCGAGCGCCTCGAATACGATCCGAACCGCTCGGCGTTTATCGCATTGGTCACCTACGAAGACGGCCAGCAAGCCTACATCCTGGCGCCCCAGCGGTTGCAGCCGGGCGATACAGTGGTGTCCGGCGATCGCGTCGACATCAAGCCCGGTAACGCCATGCCGATGAAGAACATGCCGATCGGGACGATTATCCATAACGTCGAAATGAAGGCCGGCAAGGGTGGCCAAATCGCGCGCGCCGCGGGAACCTATTGCCAGTTGATTGGCCGTGATTCCGGGTATGCGCAGCTGCGGTTGGGGTCCGGGGAAATGCGCATGGTGCGAGCGGAATGCATGGCCACCGTCGGCGCGGTCTCGAATTCGGACCAGCAGAACACGAACCTCGGCAAGGCAGGGCGCAAGCGCTGGCTGGGCAAGCGGCCATCGGTGCGCGGCGTTGCGATGAACCCGGTCGACCACCCGCACGGCGGTGGCGAGGGGCGAACGTCGGGTGGACGCCATCCAGTAACACCATGGGGCAAGCCCACCAAGGGCAAGCGGACCCGCCGCAAGAAACCGTCGGATCGGCTGATTATCCGCCGTCGCCACAAGAAGTCGTAG
- the rpsS gene encoding 30S ribosomal protein S19 — MARSVWKGPFVDGYLLKKAETSRASGRNDVIRTWSRRSTILPQFVGLTFGVHNGHKFIPVLVTENMVGHKFGEFAPTRTFYGHAADKKAKRG, encoded by the coding sequence TTGGCGCGTTCAGTTTGGAAGGGCCCATTCGTTGATGGATATCTGCTCAAAAAGGCAGAGACATCACGCGCTTCGGGGCGCAACGACGTGATTAGAACATGGTCGCGGAGATCGACGATCCTGCCGCAATTTGTTGGTTTGACGTTCGGTGTTCATAACGGCCACAAGTTCATACCCGTGCTGGTGACCGAGAACATGGTCGGGCACAAATTTGGCGAGTTTGCGCCGACACGTACCTTCTACGGCCATGCCGCCGACAAGAAGGCGAAGCGAGGTTAG
- the rplV gene encoding 50S ribosomal protein L22 codes for MGKPKVDRRLKDNEARAYLRTIRTSPQKLNLVAQMIRGKRADTALATLTFSKRRIARDVKKVLESAIANAENNHQLDVDRLFVAEAFVGKSFVMKRFRPRARGRVGQIQKPFSNLTVVVREREETA; via the coding sequence ATGGGTAAGCCGAAGGTCGACCGCAGGTTGAAAGACAATGAGGCGCGGGCCTATTTGCGTACGATTCGCACCAGCCCGCAGAAGCTCAACCTCGTGGCTCAGATGATTCGCGGAAAGCGGGCAGACACCGCTTTGGCGACCTTGACATTTTCGAAGCGCCGTATCGCGCGTGACGTCAAAAAGGTGCTCGAATCGGCGATTGCCAATGCCGAAAACAACCATCAGCTCGACGTCGACCGCCTCTTTGTTGCGGAAGCCTTTGTCGGCAAGAGCTTTGTAATGAAACGATTTCGGCCCAGGGCCCGTGGCCGGGTCGGACAGATTCAAAAGCCGTTCAGCAATCTTACCGTGGTTGTTCGGGAACGTGAGGAGACAGCCTAA
- the rpsC gene encoding 30S ribosomal protein S3 has translation MGQKVNPIGLRLGINRTWDSRWYAEDDYGDLLHDDLRIREYLRERLSQAGVSRIVIERPAKKARITIHTARPGVVIGKKGQDIEKLRADLSRMTKSDVHLNIVEIRKPEIEARLVAENVAQQLERRVAFRRAMKRAVQSAMRLGAEGIRINCGGRLGGAEIARMEWYREGRVPLHTLRADIDYGEATAKTTYGTCGVKVWIFKGEILAQDPMAQDKRAAEQQPAR, from the coding sequence ATGGGCCAGAAGGTCAATCCAATCGGACTGCGCCTCGGCATCAATCGTACCTGGGATTCGCGGTGGTACGCCGAAGATGACTATGGTGACTTGCTGCACGACGATCTGCGGATTCGCGAATACTTGCGCGAACGGCTGAGTCAAGCGGGTGTGAGCCGCATCGTCATCGAGCGCCCGGCGAAAAAGGCCCGAATTACCATTCATACGGCGCGACCCGGCGTGGTCATTGGCAAGAAGGGCCAGGACATCGAGAAATTACGTGCCGATCTTTCGCGGATGACCAAGAGCGACGTCCATCTCAATATCGTTGAGATTCGCAAGCCGGAAATAGAAGCCCGGCTGGTCGCGGAGAACGTGGCACAACAGTTGGAACGGCGCGTCGCATTCCGGCGTGCAATGAAACGGGCCGTGCAGTCCGCCATGCGTCTTGGGGCCGAAGGCATCAGGATCAATTGCGGCGGGCGTCTGGGTGGCGCGGAAATCGCGCGCATGGAGTGGTACCGCGAGGGCCGCGTGCCGCTTCACACCTTGCGCGCGGACATCGACTACGGTGAGGCGACCGCCAAGACGACCTATGGGACCTGTGGGGTCAAGGTTTGGATCTTCAAGGGTGAGATTTTGGCTCAGGACCCGATGGCGCAGGATAAGCGCGCCGCCGAGCAACAGCCGGCGCGCTAG
- the rplP gene encoding 50S ribosomal protein L16 translates to MQAPKRTKYRKQHKGRIHGAAKGGTTLNFGAYGLKAIAPNRVTARQIEAARRAITRHMRRAGRVWIRIFPDIPISSKPAEVRMGSGKGTPEFWACRVHPGRIMFEVDGVSRDVAKRAMELAAAKLPLKTKFVSRLGED, encoded by the coding sequence ATGCAAGCCCCGAAACGGACCAAATATCGCAAGCAGCACAAAGGCCGGATTCACGGTGCGGCCAAGGGTGGCACGACACTGAATTTCGGTGCGTACGGTCTCAAGGCGATCGCGCCCAATCGTGTAACAGCCCGGCAGATCGAAGCTGCGCGCCGCGCGATTACACGGCACATGCGCCGCGCGGGACGTGTCTGGATACGGATTTTTCCGGATATTCCAATCAGTTCCAAGCCGGCGGAAGTACGCATGGGAAGCGGCAAGGGGACACCGGAATTCTGGGCCTGTCGCGTGCATCCCGGTCGGATCATGTTCGAGGTCGACGGCGTATCGCGAGATGTCGCCAAGCGGGCGATGGAACTGGCCGCTGCGAAATTGCCACTAAAGACCAAGTTCGTCAGCCGGTTGGGTGAGGACTAA
- the rpmC gene encoding 50S ribosomal protein L29: MKIEDFRSKSDDELKSQLLGLKKEAFNLRFQRASGQLENTARVRQVRRDIGRIKTVINERHRAVGQEG; this comes from the coding sequence ATGAAGATCGAAGATTTCAGGTCCAAGTCGGACGACGAATTGAAAAGCCAGCTTCTTGGCCTCAAGAAGGAAGCCTTCAATTTACGCTTTCAGCGGGCCAGCGGCCAGCTCGAGAACACCGCGCGAGTGCGCCAGGTGCGACGCGATATCGGGCGCATCAAGACGGTCATCAATGAGCGGCATCGCGCCGTCGGTCAGGAGGGATAA
- the rpsQ gene encoding 30S ribosomal protein S17, whose protein sequence is MPKRVLRGTVVSDKGDKTVIVKVERRVMHPMYKKFITRSNRFAAHDADNKYKIGDVVHIEECRPISKRKTWQVLGYVGEVAAQ, encoded by the coding sequence ATGCCGAAGCGAGTCCTTCGCGGCACGGTCGTCAGTGACAAAGGCGATAAGACTGTGATCGTCAAAGTTGAACGTCGGGTCATGCACCCGATGTACAAGAAATTCATTACGCGTTCGAATCGATTCGCGGCGCATGATGCCGACAACAAGTACAAGATCGGCGATGTCGTTCACATCGAGGAATGTCGCCCGATCTCGAAGCGCAAGACTTGGCAAGTATTGGGATACGTCGGCGAAGTGGCCGCGCAGTAG
- the rplN gene encoding 50S ribosomal protein L14 produces the protein MIQMQTRLSVADNSGARKVQCIKVLGGSKRKTAGVGDVIVVSVKEAIPRGRVKKGNIHRAVIVRTAKEIHRDDGTSIRFDRNAAVLITAQGEPIGTRIFGPVTRELRQKGYMKIISLAPEVL, from the coding sequence ATGATCCAGATGCAGACACGGCTCAGCGTGGCCGACAATTCCGGCGCCCGAAAAGTCCAATGCATCAAGGTCTTGGGCGGGTCAAAGCGCAAGACCGCGGGAGTTGGCGACGTCATTGTTGTCTCCGTCAAGGAGGCGATCCCGCGTGGTCGGGTCAAAAAGGGCAACATTCATCGTGCGGTCATCGTGCGGACGGCAAAGGAAATCCATCGTGACGATGGTACGTCGATTCGGTTCGATCGAAATGCTGCGGTGCTGATCACTGCGCAGGGCGAGCCGATTGGTACTCGCATTTTCGGCCCGGTGACCCGTGAGCTGAGACAGAAAGGGTACATGAAGATCATTTCCTTGGCGCCGGAGGTCTTGTGA
- the rplX gene encoding 50S ribosomal protein L24, with amino-acid sequence MAEKFKIKKGDQVVVLTGRDEGKSGEILEVRRGENRVVVQGVNMIKRHQSATAQNAGGIIEREASIHISNVSHLDPKDKKPTRVGYKFLEDGRKVRFARRSGEVIDR; translated from the coding sequence ATGGCCGAAAAATTCAAGATCAAAAAAGGCGATCAGGTCGTCGTTCTGACCGGTCGCGATGAAGGCAAATCAGGCGAGATTCTCGAGGTGCGTCGCGGCGAGAATCGCGTCGTCGTGCAGGGCGTCAACATGATCAAGCGGCATCAGAGTGCGACTGCCCAGAATGCCGGTGGAATCATCGAGCGGGAAGCGTCGATCCATATATCCAATGTCTCCCATCTCGACCCGAAGGATAAAAAGCCGACCCGCGTCGGCTACAAGTTTCTCGAAGATGGACGGAAGGTGCGCTTTGCCCGGCGGTCCGGCGAAGTGATTGATCGATAG
- the rplE gene encoding 50S ribosomal protein L5, producing MARLQEHYNSVVKPALREEFKYENPMEVPRLDKIVVNMGVGEAVQDSKKIDIAAAELMQITGQKPIIIRARRSVATFKLREGMPVGAKVTLRRTRMYEFLDRLVTIALPRVRDFRGIRGKNFDGQGNFALGLREQIVFPEIDYDKIDDIRGMDIVIVTTAKTDAEAKALLRGFDMPFAN from the coding sequence ATGGCAAGATTGCAGGAACATTACAATTCAGTCGTCAAACCGGCGCTTCGCGAGGAGTTCAAGTACGAGAACCCTATGGAAGTGCCGCGCCTCGACAAGATCGTGGTCAATATGGGTGTCGGTGAGGCGGTCCAGGATTCGAAGAAGATCGACATCGCCGCGGCCGAACTGATGCAAATCACGGGGCAGAAACCGATCATCATTCGAGCCAGGAGATCCGTGGCGACGTTTAAGCTTCGTGAGGGAATGCCGGTTGGTGCGAAAGTCACCCTGCGACGGACCCGCATGTACGAGTTTCTCGACCGGCTGGTTACGATCGCCCTGCCGCGCGTTCGAGATTTTCGCGGGATCCGCGGCAAGAATTTCGATGGCCAGGGCAACTTCGCCTTGGGCCTGCGGGAACAGATTGTTTTTCCGGAAATCGATTACGACAAGATCGATGATATTCGGGGAATGGACATTGTTATTGTGACAACGGCGAAGACCGACGCGGAAGCGAAGGCGCTCCTGCGCGGTTTCGACATGCCGTTTGCCAACTAA
- the rpsN gene encoding 30S ribosomal protein S14: MAKKSAIEKNKRRKRLVMKYADRRNALKAIARDDNVPAEERFAARLKLAKIARNSAPNRVRNRCEVTGRPRSFYRKFKMSRIALRDLASTGQIPGMVKSSW, encoded by the coding sequence ATGGCGAAAAAGAGTGCCATCGAAAAAAACAAGCGGCGCAAGCGTTTAGTGATGAAATACGCTGACCGGCGCAACGCTCTCAAGGCGATCGCGCGGGATGACAACGTGCCGGCGGAAGAGCGGTTTGCAGCACGCCTGAAACTCGCCAAGATCGCGCGAAACTCGGCACCCAACCGGGTTCGAAATCGCTGCGAGGTGACCGGACGGCCGCGCTCTTTTTACCGCAAGTTCAAGATGTCGCGTATCGCACTGCGTGATCTTGCATCGACCGGACAAATTCCGGGCATGGTCAAGTCGAGCTGGTAG
- the rpsH gene encoding 30S ribosomal protein S8, whose amino-acid sequence MSMSDPLGDLLTRIRNGQRAHKITVISPASRLRANVLEVLKREGYIRGYSYANDRPGVDKLNIELKYLDGEPVIREISRVSKPGRRVYSKIRDLPRQYGGLGISILSTPRGVLSDAEARDQNVGGEVLCKVF is encoded by the coding sequence ATGTCGATGAGCGATCCTCTCGGTGATTTGCTGACGCGCATTCGTAACGGACAGCGCGCGCACAAGATTACCGTCATAAGCCCCGCGTCAAGACTCCGCGCCAATGTGCTCGAGGTCCTGAAGCGAGAAGGCTATATCCGCGGCTACAGCTATGCGAACGACCGGCCTGGCGTGGATAAGTTGAACATCGAGCTCAAGTATCTCGACGGTGAACCGGTGATACGTGAAATCTCACGGGTTTCGAAGCCGGGCCGCCGCGTCTATTCGAAAATCAGGGACCTGCCGCGACAATATGGCGGTCTCGGAATCTCCATCCTGTCTACGCCGCGAGGCGTCCTATCGGATGCGGAGGCCCGGGATCAGAATGTCGGCGGCGAAGTCCTGTGTAAGGTCTTCTAG
- the rplF gene encoding 50S ribosomal protein L6, with product MSRIGKNPVPIPDGVDVQVVGQTMTAKGKLGVLELPLSDNVEVKIEDNEIRVRPVGESKRARQMWGTMRSLVDNIVTGVSEGFTVNLEIHGVGYRASVEGDALNLQLGYSHDVRYTIPDGITIKCERPTLISVSGANKQRVGQVAAEIRAYRKPEPYKGKGVRYANEYILRKEGKKK from the coding sequence ATGTCTCGAATTGGAAAAAACCCGGTACCGATTCCGGATGGGGTCGACGTCCAAGTTGTGGGTCAGACCATGACCGCTAAGGGCAAGCTCGGAGTCCTTGAGCTTCCTCTAAGCGACAATGTCGAAGTCAAAATCGAGGACAACGAGATTCGTGTGCGGCCGGTTGGCGAATCGAAACGGGCGCGGCAAATGTGGGGCACCATGCGAAGCCTGGTCGACAACATTGTCACTGGCGTCTCGGAAGGCTTCACCGTGAACTTGGAAATACATGGCGTCGGCTATCGCGCGTCGGTCGAAGGCGATGCTTTGAACCTTCAACTCGGTTATAGCCACGACGTCCGGTACACCATCCCCGACGGCATCACGATCAAGTGTGAACGGCCGACCCTTATTTCGGTGTCGGGTGCCAACAAGCAACGGGTCGGGCAAGTCGCCGCCGAGATTCGCGCCTACCGAAAGCCCGAGCCTTACAAGGGCAAAGGCGTGCGCTACGCAAACGAGTACATACTCCGCAAGGAAGGCAAGAAGAAGTAA
- the rplR gene encoding 50S ribosomal protein L18, with the protein MAKSIDLFSRRKVRNRAKMRRVAGDRVRLSVFRSSKHIYAQIIDDRAGRTLASASSLEADVRKALKTGADIEAAKAVGRVIAERATQAGIKEVYFDRGGYIYHGRIQALAESAREGGLQF; encoded by the coding sequence ATGGCTAAGTCAATTGACCTGTTCTCGCGCCGAAAAGTGCGTAATCGAGCCAAAATGAGGCGGGTTGCCGGCGACCGCGTCAGGCTCTCCGTGTTTCGTTCAAGCAAGCATATCTATGCCCAGATAATCGATGACCGCGCAGGGCGGACATTGGCGTCGGCATCGAGTTTAGAAGCGGACGTGCGCAAAGCACTGAAGACCGGCGCCGACATCGAGGCCGCCAAGGCGGTCGGGCGAGTGATCGCTGAGCGCGCGACCCAAGCCGGTATCAAGGAAGTGTATTTCGATCGAGGCGGCTACATTTACCATGGCCGCATTCAAGCATTGGCCGAATCCGCCCGCGAGGGCGGATTGCAGTTCTAA
- the rpsE gene encoding 30S ribosomal protein S5: MAARHTPRGSDSREDSDIIEKLVAINRVAKVVKGGRRFGFAALVVVGDGKGHVGYGHGKAREVPEAIRKATEQAKGNMVRVPLREGRTLHHDINGRFGAGHVTLRAAPPGTGIIAGGPMRAVFESLGVHDVVAKSIGTSNPYNMVKATFDALQRVNSPRQVAARRGKRVGDIVGRREYASDKE; the protein is encoded by the coding sequence ATGGCAGCTCGTCACACACCGCGCGGCTCGGATTCACGCGAAGACAGCGACATAATCGAAAAGCTGGTCGCCATCAACCGCGTGGCAAAGGTGGTCAAAGGCGGCCGTCGATTTGGATTTGCGGCATTGGTCGTCGTTGGCGACGGCAAGGGTCATGTCGGCTACGGCCATGGCAAGGCCCGCGAAGTTCCCGAGGCCATCCGCAAGGCTACCGAGCAGGCGAAGGGGAACATGGTCCGCGTGCCGCTGCGGGAAGGGCGTACGCTTCACCATGACATCAACGGCCGATTTGGAGCGGGACACGTAACATTGAGAGCTGCGCCACCCGGCACCGGCATTATAGCTGGGGGGCCGATGCGCGCTGTTTTTGAGAGCCTTGGCGTTCACGACGTGGTTGCGAAGTCCATCGGCACATCAAACCCCTACAATATGGTCAAAGCGACCTTTGACGCGTTGCAGCGGGTAAATTCGCCGCGCCAAGTTGCCGCCCGACGCGGCAAACGGGTTGGCGATATCGTCGGCCGCCGCGAGTATGCAAGCGATAAGGAATAG
- the rpmD gene encoding 50S ribosomal protein L30, giving the protein MATEKKTVRVTQTGSAIGRYREQRETLIGLGLNKIGRTRELEDTPAVRGMIAKVSHLVRVED; this is encoded by the coding sequence ATGGCAACCGAGAAAAAGACCGTCAGGGTAACGCAAACCGGCAGCGCGATCGGACGATATCGAGAACAGCGTGAGACCCTTATCGGACTCGGCCTCAACAAGATCGGCCGTACCCGGGAGCTCGAGGACACGCCGGCCGTACGCGGCATGATCGCCAAAGTGAGCCATCTCGTTCGGGTCGAAGACTAG
- a CDS encoding 50S ribosomal protein L15, with product MRLNQISDNPGARRSRKRVGRGMASGTGKTAGKGQKGQKSRSGVSLVGFEGGQMPLYRRLPKRGFNNIFRRTLEVVNLGRLQQAIDAKKLDAGKTIDIAALQSAGLITKPRDGIKLLAKGELKAKVTIEVHSASKTAIAAVEAAGGKVVLLAVSTTGAEEKSAVSSTKDAVDA from the coding sequence ATGCGACTAAACCAAATTTCCGACAATCCTGGTGCTCGGCGATCGCGAAAGCGGGTCGGGCGCGGTATGGCGTCCGGCACCGGGAAGACGGCCGGAAAGGGCCAGAAGGGTCAAAAATCCCGTTCCGGTGTTAGCCTTGTGGGCTTTGAAGGCGGTCAGATGCCCCTCTATCGCCGATTGCCGAAACGCGGATTCAACAACATCTTCAGGCGCACTCTGGAGGTCGTCAATCTTGGCCGTCTTCAGCAAGCGATCGACGCGAAGAAGCTCGATGCTGGAAAGACCATCGATATTGCCGCCCTGCAATCGGCCGGTTTGATCACGAAGCCGCGGGACGGCATTAAGCTTCTTGCAAAAGGCGAGTTGAAGGCCAAAGTAACGATTGAAGTGCATAGCGCATCCAAGACCGCGATTGCGGCCGTGGAGGCGGCAGGTGGGAAGGTGGTTCTGTTGGCGGTCTCGACAACCGGGGCCGAAGAGAAATCCGCTGTTTCGTCGACCAAGGATGCTGTGGACGCCTAA